In Pseudomonas sp. MYb327, one DNA window encodes the following:
- a CDS encoding ATP-binding protein, translated as MTDIPHFPLSAVVGADDLKLALYLTAIDPKIGGVLIEGPRGMAKSTLARGLADLLASGQFVTLPLGATEERLVGTLDLDAALSEGRAQFSPGVLAKADGGVLYVDEVNLLPDHLVDLLLDVAASGINLVERDGISHRHSAKFVLIGTMNPEEGELRPQLLDRFGLNVALGGHTAPAERGQIIRRRLDFDSDPQRFCTEWESQQQSLRERCQNARSLLASIPLDDEALAQIAERCFAAGVDGLRADLVWLRAARAHAAWRGATSISDEDIDAVAEFALRHRRREHTAPAPQQQPSQSSQNPNPSEGQGQWGDMPAQALPVGARREVPSWPKKP; from the coding sequence ATGACCGACATCCCCCATTTCCCGCTTTCCGCCGTGGTCGGCGCCGACGATTTGAAACTCGCCTTGTACCTCACCGCCATCGACCCGAAGATCGGCGGCGTGCTGATCGAAGGCCCGCGCGGCATGGCCAAGTCGACCCTGGCCCGTGGCCTGGCGGACCTGCTGGCGAGCGGTCAGTTCGTCACCTTGCCCTTGGGCGCTACCGAAGAGCGTCTGGTCGGCACACTCGACCTCGACGCCGCCCTCAGCGAAGGTCGCGCGCAATTTTCCCCCGGTGTGTTGGCCAAGGCGGACGGCGGTGTGCTCTACGTCGATGAAGTGAATTTGCTGCCGGATCACCTCGTCGATCTGCTGCTCGACGTGGCGGCCAGCGGCATCAATCTGGTGGAGCGCGACGGCATTTCCCATCGGCATTCGGCGAAGTTCGTATTGATCGGCACCATGAATCCGGAAGAGGGTGAGTTGCGTCCGCAACTGCTCGATCGCTTTGGTCTGAACGTCGCCCTTGGTGGTCACACGGCCCCGGCCGAGCGCGGGCAAATCATCCGTCGGCGTCTGGATTTCGACAGTGACCCGCAACGATTCTGCACCGAGTGGGAGAGCCAGCAGCAGTCGTTGCGTGAGCGCTGCCAGAATGCGCGCAGCCTTTTGGCGAGTATTCCCCTCGACGATGAAGCGCTGGCGCAGATTGCCGAGCGCTGCTTTGCCGCCGGTGTCGATGGCTTGCGCGCCGACCTGGTCTGGCTGCGCGCGGCGCGAGCCCATGCCGCCTGGCGCGGCGCCACATCCATTAGCGACGAAGATATTGATGCGGTCGCCGAGTTCGCCTTGCGTCATCGTCGTCGCGAACACACGGCGCCGGCACCTCAACAACAGCCGTCCCAGTCCAGCCAAAATCCAAACCCGAGCGAAGGCCAGGGCCAATGGGGCGATATGCCCGCCCAAGCGCTGCCGGTCGGAGCACGACGCGAAGTGCCGAGCTGGCCAAAAAAGCCCTAG
- a CDS encoding VWA domain-containing protein, whose translation MNWSGTLLNGRPRQRDDLLYHLRTRSAHELWLVIVDASASTRRHQALSDAKGLLAQLFDDAYRQRARLALLTASGAVPKWQVQGLQASSGLRHWLDGLGAGGGTPLLAALSEAGRWLAVRQKRFPAEQQRMLVVTDGRLKDWPTLPALDCPGLVIDIERGPIRLGRSKVLALQLQSQYQHIDELLPA comes from the coding sequence GTGAATTGGTCGGGTACGTTACTCAATGGCCGGCCACGTCAACGCGACGACCTGCTGTACCACCTGCGTACGCGCTCGGCCCATGAACTGTGGCTGGTGATCGTCGATGCCTCGGCTTCAACCCGTCGCCATCAGGCTTTGAGCGACGCCAAAGGCTTGCTGGCGCAGTTATTCGATGACGCCTATCGACAGCGTGCGCGCCTGGCATTGCTGACTGCCAGCGGTGCCGTGCCGAAGTGGCAGGTGCAAGGGTTGCAGGCGTCGAGCGGTTTGCGCCATTGGCTCGACGGGCTCGGCGCGGGTGGTGGCACACCGTTGTTGGCGGCGTTGAGTGAAGCGGGGCGCTGGCTTGCCGTGCGGCAAAAGCGTTTTCCGGCGGAGCAGCAACGGATGTTGGTGGTGACCGATGGCCGCTTGAAAGACTGGCCGACGTTGCCCGCGCTCGATTGTCCGGGACTCGTGATCGACATCGAACGCGGGCCGATTCGCCTCGGGCGCAGCAAGGTGTTGGCGTTGCAGTTGCAGTCGCAATATCAGCATATCGACGAGCTGCTACCGGCGTGA
- a CDS encoding NADH:flavin oxidoreductase/NADH oxidase family protein, whose product MSPFQALNLPNGQTIGNRIAKAALEENLADGNQAPGQALFRLYQAWAEGETGLLLTGNVMIDRRAMTGPGGVALEDDRDLQRFRQWAAIGRAGGAQFWMQINHPGRQTMANLGQQALAPSAVAMDLGAFSKMFAEPKPMTEANIEDVIQRFATTATLAEKAGFTGVQIHAAHGYLISQFLSPLTNRRTDRWGGSLENRARLLLAVVSAVRNAVSPQFCVSVKLNSADFQRGGFDADDARQVIEWLNDHPIDLLELSGGSYEAPAMQGEARDGRTLAREAYFLELAGELAGVARMPVMVTGGIRRLAVVEQVLDSGIAMAGIGTALAIEPQLVNRWRKGQNSQPQLPPIRWKRKTLASLASMAVVRFQMHRLSRGRKTWPQVSAIWALIVDRVYVAKRTRQYRAAMGK is encoded by the coding sequence ATGTCGCCCTTCCAAGCCTTGAATTTACCCAACGGTCAGACCATCGGTAATCGTATTGCCAAAGCCGCGCTGGAAGAGAACCTCGCCGACGGTAACCAGGCGCCGGGCCAAGCATTGTTTCGCCTGTATCAGGCCTGGGCTGAAGGCGAAACCGGTCTGCTGTTGACCGGCAACGTGATGATCGACCGCCGGGCCATGACCGGTCCTGGTGGCGTCGCGCTGGAGGATGATCGCGATCTGCAGCGCTTTCGCCAATGGGCCGCCATTGGCCGCGCCGGTGGCGCGCAGTTCTGGATGCAGATCAATCATCCCGGCCGGCAGACCATGGCCAACCTCGGCCAGCAAGCCTTGGCACCCTCTGCCGTGGCGATGGACCTGGGGGCGTTTTCAAAAATGTTCGCCGAACCCAAACCCATGACTGAGGCCAATATCGAAGACGTGATCCAACGCTTCGCCACCACTGCCACGCTGGCAGAGAAAGCCGGATTCACCGGCGTGCAAATCCATGCTGCGCACGGCTACCTGATCAGCCAGTTCCTCTCGCCGTTGACCAATCGCCGGACCGACCGCTGGGGCGGCTCGCTCGAAAATCGCGCCCGTTTGCTGCTGGCGGTGGTCAGCGCCGTACGCAACGCCGTGTCGCCGCAGTTCTGCGTTTCGGTGAAGCTCAACTCGGCAGACTTCCAGCGCGGTGGATTCGACGCCGACGATGCTCGCCAGGTGATCGAGTGGCTTAACGATCACCCCATCGACCTGCTGGAACTCTCCGGCGGCAGCTACGAAGCGCCGGCGATGCAAGGCGAGGCCCGCGACGGCCGGACCCTGGCGCGCGAGGCGTATTTTCTGGAACTGGCCGGTGAACTGGCCGGCGTGGCACGCATGCCGGTGATGGTGACGGGCGGGATTCGGCGGCTGGCAGTGGTCGAGCAAGTGCTCGACAGCGGCATCGCCATGGCCGGCATCGGCACGGCGCTCGCCATTGAGCCGCAGTTGGTCAATCGATGGCGCAAAGGCCAGAACAGTCAGCCGCAGCTGCCGCCGATACGCTGGAAGCGTAAAACGCTGGCGTCGCTGGCGAGCATGGCGGTGGTGCGGTTCCAGATGCATCGTTTGAGTCGTGGACGCAAGACATGGCCGCAAGTCTCGGCGATTTGGGCGTTGATTGTAGATCGCGTGTACGTCGCCAAGCGCACCCGGCAGTATCGGGCGGCGATGGGTAAGTAA
- a CDS encoding MerR family transcriptional regulator yields MQIGKLVQLSGLSASRIRFYEAQGLLPQVERLPNGYRRYPQQVLQTLQIIQCAQQAGFSLEELKRLLPDTVTGAFKHDELIASLEHKVDQIEAMQLHLAQSKAQLLGLIENIAARPEGMACDANAERVLASFKH; encoded by the coding sequence ATGCAGATAGGAAAATTGGTGCAGTTGAGCGGGTTGTCGGCGTCGCGAATTCGCTTCTACGAGGCTCAGGGCTTGCTGCCGCAGGTCGAGCGCTTGCCCAACGGTTACCGGCGTTATCCGCAGCAGGTGCTGCAAACCCTGCAAATCATCCAGTGCGCCCAGCAGGCCGGCTTTAGCCTGGAAGAGCTGAAGCGGTTGTTGCCGGACACGGTCACAGGCGCGTTCAAGCACGACGAGTTGATTGCAAGTCTCGAACACAAGGTTGATCAGATCGAAGCCATGCAACTGCATTTGGCTCAAAGCAAAGCGCAGTTGCTCGGCTTGATCGAAAACATCGCGGCAAGGCCTGAAGGCATGGCTTGCGATGCGAACGCCGAGCGCGTGTTGGCGTCATTCAAGCACTAG
- a CDS encoding MFS transporter has product MSVKPKVSPRLTLLTASAVCSLIVLDTNIVAVTLPSIARDLGANFADIEWVVSAYMLAFAALLLPAGSLADRFGRQKTLMWGLGIFILASIGCGAAPNALFLDIARSIKGVGAALLLTSALASIGHTFHDEVERAKAWAFWGGCMGVAMTAAPTLGGLITEYIGWRWIFYLNLPVGLFLMFMVWRAVPESRDAQAARLDPWGSLAFSASLLCLIWGLIEANRIGWNNPVTYARLIGGAMLLGLFVVIERLQQRPMIDLQLFKHPRFIGALLGMFSYAACAQVMMTMLPFYLQNGLGFTAISAGLGMLPFAVTMLIFPRIGARLAGRVRPGNMMAIGLTLVGSGNLLSAWAVNSGGYLPFALAIAVTGAGAGLLNGDTQKNIMACVPRARTGMASGMSTTMRFSAVMLAIGVYGALLASHTEQQLHNGLSSHGVALLEQTQGIASRVVAGDMNAALDLVPEAARTMVEPLARQAFVAGFSLLLWVAGLAGLLGALVVGTLMRNPIPAQPPALVLE; this is encoded by the coding sequence ATGTCCGTCAAACCCAAGGTAAGTCCGCGCCTGACCTTGCTCACCGCCTCTGCCGTGTGCTCCCTGATTGTGCTCGACACCAACATCGTCGCCGTTACCTTACCCAGCATCGCTCGCGACCTCGGGGCGAATTTTGCTGACATCGAATGGGTAGTCAGCGCCTACATGCTGGCCTTCGCCGCGTTGCTGCTGCCCGCTGGCAGCCTGGCCGACCGTTTTGGCCGGCAGAAAACCCTGATGTGGGGCCTGGGCATTTTCATCCTCGCTTCCATCGGTTGCGGGGCTGCGCCGAACGCCTTGTTCCTCGACATCGCCCGGTCCATCAAGGGCGTTGGCGCGGCGTTGCTGCTGACTTCGGCGCTGGCTTCCATTGGGCATACCTTCCACGATGAAGTGGAGCGCGCCAAAGCCTGGGCGTTCTGGGGCGGCTGCATGGGCGTCGCGATGACCGCTGCGCCGACCTTGGGCGGTCTGATTACCGAATACATCGGCTGGCGCTGGATTTTCTACCTCAACCTCCCCGTTGGACTGTTCCTGATGTTCATGGTCTGGCGCGCGGTACCGGAATCCCGTGATGCCCAGGCGGCGCGTCTCGACCCGTGGGGCAGCCTCGCTTTCAGCGCCAGTTTGTTGTGCCTGATTTGGGGCTTGATCGAAGCCAACCGCATCGGCTGGAACAATCCTGTGACCTACGCCCGCCTGATCGGTGGCGCCATGCTGCTGGGGTTGTTTGTGGTGATCGAGCGCCTGCAACAGCGGCCGATGATCGACCTGCAATTGTTCAAACATCCACGTTTCATCGGCGCCCTGCTCGGCATGTTTTCCTACGCCGCGTGCGCCCAGGTGATGATGACCATGCTGCCGTTCTACTTGCAGAACGGTTTGGGCTTTACCGCCATTTCTGCGGGGTTGGGCATGCTGCCGTTTGCCGTGACCATGCTGATTTTCCCGCGCATCGGCGCTCGGCTTGCGGGGCGCGTGAGACCGGGCAACATGATGGCCATCGGGTTGACCCTGGTTGGCAGCGGTAATCTGCTCAGCGCCTGGGCAGTCAACAGCGGTGGTTACCTGCCATTTGCCCTGGCCATTGCAGTCACCGGTGCCGGTGCCGGGTTGCTCAATGGCGATACCCAAAAGAACATCATGGCCTGCGTGCCTCGTGCACGTACCGGCATGGCGTCGGGCATGAGCACGACCATGCGCTTCAGTGCGGTGATGCTGGCCATCGGCGTGTACGGTGCCCTGCTCGCCAGCCACACCGAACAACAGTTGCATAACGGTCTTTCGAGCCACGGCGTTGCATTGCTTGAGCAAACACAGGGCATCGCCTCACGGGTGGTGGCCGGTGACATGAATGCGGCACTCGACCTGGTGCCTGAGGCGGCTCGCACGATGGTCGAACCGCTGGCCCGGCAAGCGTTCGTCGCGGGTTTCAGCCTGTTGCTGTGGGTCGCTGGACTGGCCGGATTGTTGGGGGCGCTGGTAGTGGGCACGCTGATGCGCAATCCAATTCCGGCTCAACCGCCAGCCCTAGTGCTTGAATGA
- a CDS encoding LysR substrate-binding domain-containing protein: protein MDIRHFRYFLAVARHRNFTRAAEQLGIAPPTLTRQIQDMEAELGTRLFVRQTRDVSLTEAGAALLIEAEATVRQFESAQRNAQRAGRGDIGHIELGYVASAVYSGLLQKQVQGFAAQYPDVSLNVRESPMASLPNMILEGRFDLGYIRCPLALPEGVESVRLNDEGFVLALPVDSWLNRLPVIHSAHLQNENFILPEQVVGTLQIAAQGNFVPKLGAQPGGLVAVIALVSLGQGVAVVPESVVGHVSLPNVVYRPVKDCNASSWLALVHRRFEKSPAVVRYIELVKKG, encoded by the coding sequence ATGGATATTCGCCACTTTCGTTATTTCCTGGCTGTCGCACGGCACCGCAACTTCACGCGCGCCGCCGAGCAATTGGGCATCGCACCACCGACCTTGACCCGGCAGATCCAGGACATGGAAGCGGAGTTGGGTACACGCCTATTTGTGCGCCAGACGCGGGACGTCAGCCTGACCGAGGCCGGCGCGGCACTGTTGATCGAAGCCGAGGCCACGGTGCGGCAGTTCGAGTCGGCGCAGCGCAATGCCCAACGCGCCGGTCGTGGTGACATCGGTCATATTGAACTCGGCTACGTTGCCTCGGCGGTTTACTCGGGACTGCTGCAGAAGCAGGTGCAGGGTTTTGCCGCGCAATACCCTGATGTCAGCCTCAATGTGCGGGAAAGCCCCATGGCCAGCCTGCCGAACATGATCCTCGAAGGGCGCTTCGATTTGGGTTACATCCGCTGCCCCCTGGCGTTACCCGAGGGCGTAGAGAGCGTGCGCCTGAACGACGAGGGTTTTGTTTTGGCGCTGCCGGTGGATTCGTGGCTGAACCGCCTGCCGGTGATCCATTCAGCGCATTTGCAGAATGAAAATTTCATCCTTCCCGAACAAGTCGTGGGCACTTTGCAAATAGCCGCGCAGGGCAATTTTGTGCCGAAACTCGGGGCGCAACCGGGTGGGTTGGTGGCGGTGATTGCTTTGGTTTCCCTGGGGCAAGGGGTGGCGGTGGTGCCGGAATCCGTGGTTGGTCATGTCAGTTTGCCGAACGTGGTTTATCGCCCGGTCAAGGATTGCAATGCGTCGTCGTGGTTGGCGCTGGTTCATCGGCGGTTCGAGAAATCACCAGCGGTAGTGCGATATATCGAACTTGTGAAGAAGGGTTAA
- a CDS encoding TerC family protein: MEWLADPTAWLGLLTLIVLELVLGIDNLVFIAILADKLPPEQRDRARIIGLSLALLMRLGLLASISWLVTLTQPLFEVFDKSFSGRDLIMLFGGVFLLFKATMELHERLEGHVGQRSSNTTYAMFWPIVAQIVVLDAVFSLDAVITAVGMVDELSVMMIAVIISIGLMIVASKPLTRFVNAHPTVIMLCLGFLMMIGFALTAEGLGFHIPKGYLYAAIGFSILIEVFNQIARARRKRSMQGLRPMRERTAHAVMRLLGGRKLAVEEVGEEIADLLDDGEAPSEELFDRRERVMISGVLQLAERPIRTLMTVRADVDHIDLADDAETIRTRLMHSSYSRLPLIRDGAVDEPLGFVHKKELLKEYLAGNEVDLAHLARQTINLLDSYSILNALEQMRKASTHIAFVVNEFGDFVGVLTMTDILESIAGELPDASEIEGPDVIEEKGGFVVSGALNLARVRQRIGFAAEPTDDYQTLAGLVVSLLDRLPMIGDSHEWEGWRMTVLKVEERRVTRVFLARVGG; encoded by the coding sequence ATGGAATGGTTAGCCGACCCCACCGCCTGGCTGGGCTTGTTGACGCTGATTGTGCTGGAGCTGGTGCTGGGCATCGACAACCTGGTGTTCATTGCGATCCTCGCGGACAAGTTGCCGCCCGAGCAGCGTGACCGCGCGCGAATCATTGGGTTGTCCCTGGCGTTGCTGATGCGCTTGGGCCTGCTGGCGAGTATTTCCTGGTTGGTGACCCTGACTCAGCCGTTGTTCGAGGTGTTCGACAAGAGTTTTTCCGGACGTGACCTGATCATGCTGTTCGGTGGTGTGTTCCTGTTATTCAAGGCCACCATGGAATTGCACGAACGGCTCGAAGGCCATGTTGGTCAACGTTCATCTAACACCACTTATGCGATGTTCTGGCCAATCGTGGCGCAGATCGTGGTGCTGGATGCGGTGTTCTCCCTCGATGCGGTGATTACCGCCGTGGGGATGGTTGATGAACTGTCGGTGATGATGATTGCGGTGATCATTTCCATTGGCCTGATGATCGTCGCCAGCAAACCGCTGACCCGCTTTGTCAACGCGCACCCGACCGTGATCATGCTGTGTCTGGGCTTCTTGATGATGATCGGCTTTGCACTGACCGCCGAAGGCCTGGGCTTCCATATTCCCAAGGGTTACCTGTACGCGGCCATCGGCTTTTCGATCCTGATCGAGGTGTTCAACCAGATCGCCCGGGCGCGACGCAAGCGCTCGATGCAAGGCCTGCGACCAATGCGCGAGCGTACCGCTCATGCCGTGATGCGCCTGTTGGGCGGGCGCAAGTTGGCGGTGGAAGAGGTCGGCGAAGAAATTGCCGACCTGCTGGACGACGGCGAAGCACCGAGTGAAGAACTGTTCGACCGCCGTGAGCGGGTGATGATCAGTGGTGTGCTGCAACTGGCCGAGCGGCCGATCCGCACATTAATGACCGTGCGTGCCGACGTCGATCACATCGACCTCGCGGATGATGCCGAGACCATTCGTACGAGGCTGATGCATTCGTCCTACTCGCGTCTGCCACTGATTCGCGACGGCGCGGTGGATGAGCCGCTGGGCTTCGTGCACAAAAAGGAATTGTTGAAGGAGTATCTGGCCGGCAACGAAGTTGATCTGGCGCACCTGGCGCGTCAAACCATTAACCTGCTGGACAGCTATTCGATCCTCAATGCCCTGGAACAGATGCGCAAGGCGTCGACGCACATCGCGTTTGTGGTCAATGAGTTCGGTGACTTCGTCGGCGTGCTGACCATGACCGACATCCTCGAATCGATTGCCGGTGAGTTGCCCGATGCCAGCGAAATCGAAGGCCCGGACGTGATCGAGGAGAAAGGCGGGTTCGTGGTCAGCGGCGCGTTGAACCTGGCTCGGGTGCGCCAACGCATCGGGTTTGCGGCAGAACCCACCGACGACTATCAGACCCTGGCGGGATTGGTGGTGAGCTTGCTGGATCGGCTGCCGATGATTGGGGACAGTCACGAGTGGGAAGGCTGGCGGATGACGGTGCTGAAGGTGGAAGAACGGCGGGTGACGCGGGTGTTTTTGGCGCGCGTGGGCGGGTGA
- a CDS encoding RidA family protein, with protein MSITRYGTGSAAAGGTPRPFARAVEADGWLHVSGQVPAVDGEIITGGIVEQTHQTMKNLIAILEEAGYGLEDVVRAGVWLEDPRDFTSFNKVFAEYFKPEHAPARACVQANMMVDCKIEIDCIAYKKKA; from the coding sequence ATGAGCATTACTCGTTACGGCACCGGCAGCGCCGCTGCAGGCGGCACGCCGCGTCCCTTCGCCCGCGCCGTTGAAGCCGATGGCTGGCTGCACGTTTCCGGGCAGGTGCCGGCGGTGGATGGCGAGATCATTACGGGCGGTATCGTCGAACAGACCCACCAGACCATGAAGAACCTGATCGCCATTCTCGAAGAGGCCGGATATGGCTTGGAAGACGTAGTGCGTGCTGGCGTGTGGCTGGAGGATCCGCGGGATTTCACCAGTTTCAACAAGGTCTTCGCCGAGTACTTCAAACCCGAACATGCCCCGGCCCGCGCCTGTGTTCAGGCGAACATGATGGTCGACTGCAAGATCGAGATCGACTGCATCGCCTACAAGAAAAAGGCTTGA
- a CDS encoding IclR family transcriptional regulator codes for MTEDTIKRRARGLDRAFDILDFLKEIGQPLRPNEIASGIGSPKSTVYELVASLLERRILEPVGKDGHVYLGRQLYFLGQAHLRHFDLTREADHALQEIVSQTHETAQMCLLNGRKYTVALMKEGERHFRISSDIGENAPIPWTASGRLLLAHLSDQAIVNLIDHDDFILPNGERLPLEQFLEEIRQAGIDGFFSFDSVADTFTHCFAAPVKDPNGVAIATLCIVAPRADAKNNYNDYRRVLIESANSLARRINE; via the coding sequence ATGACCGAAGACACCATCAAGCGCCGGGCACGCGGTCTGGACCGGGCGTTCGACATCCTCGATTTCCTCAAGGAGATTGGCCAGCCCCTGCGTCCGAACGAAATCGCCAGCGGTATTGGCAGCCCGAAATCCACAGTCTACGAACTGGTGGCCTCGTTGCTGGAACGGCGGATTCTGGAGCCCGTGGGCAAGGACGGTCACGTTTACCTCGGCCGCCAACTGTACTTTCTCGGGCAGGCGCATTTGCGTCATTTCGACCTGACCCGCGAGGCCGATCACGCCTTGCAGGAGATCGTCAGTCAGACCCACGAAACCGCACAGATGTGTCTGCTCAATGGGCGCAAATACACCGTGGCGCTGATGAAGGAAGGCGAGCGGCATTTCCGCATTTCCTCGGATATCGGCGAGAACGCGCCGATTCCATGGACTGCTTCCGGGCGCTTGCTGCTCGCGCACCTGAGCGACCAGGCCATCGTCAACCTGATCGACCACGACGACTTCATCCTGCCCAACGGCGAACGGCTGCCGCTGGAGCAGTTCCTCGAGGAAATCCGACAGGCCGGTATCGATGGTTTCTTCTCCTTCGATAGCGTCGCCGACACCTTTACCCATTGCTTCGCCGCCCCGGTCAAAGACCCGAACGGAGTGGCCATCGCGACCCTGTGCATCGTCGCCCCCCGGGCCGATGCCAAGAACAATTACAACGACTACCGCCGGGTGCTGATCGAAAGCGCGAACAGCCTGGCCCGCCGCATCAACGAATAA
- a CDS encoding amino acid deaminase: MTTAENTAAVDKGFAQTGASLVRDVSLPALVLHREALEHNIRWMQQFVSNSGAELAPHGKTSMTPALFRRQLDAGAWGITLASATQTRAAYAHGVRRVLMANQLVGTPNMALIADLLADPTFDFHCMVDHPDNVADLGAYFASRGVRLNVMIEYGVVGGRCGCRSEQEVLDLAKAIAAQPALALTGIEGYEGVIHGDHAVSGIRAFAGSLVRLAVQLQDSGAFAIPKPIITASGSAWYDLIAEEFEAQNAAGRFLSVLRPGSYVAHDHGIYKEAQCCVLDRRSDLHEGLRPALEVWAHVQSMPEPGFAVIALGKRDVAYDAGLPVPLLRYKAGVVPAKGDDVSACKVTAVMDQHAFMTVAPGVELRVGDIISFGTSHPCLTFDKWRTGCLVDEQLNVIETMETCF, translated from the coding sequence ATGACTACTGCCGAAAACACTGCTGCCGTGGACAAGGGCTTTGCCCAGACTGGCGCCAGCCTTGTCCGTGACGTCAGCTTGCCCGCGCTGGTGCTGCATCGCGAAGCGCTGGAGCACAATATTCGCTGGATGCAGCAATTCGTCAGCAATAGCGGCGCCGAACTCGCGCCCCACGGCAAGACCAGCATGACCCCGGCGCTGTTTCGCCGCCAACTCGACGCCGGTGCCTGGGGCATTACCCTGGCCAGCGCCACGCAAACCCGAGCCGCGTATGCCCACGGCGTGCGCCGGGTGTTGATGGCCAACCAACTGGTCGGTACGCCGAACATGGCGCTGATCGCCGATCTGCTGGCCGACCCGACGTTCGATTTCCATTGCATGGTCGATCACCCGGACAACGTTGCCGACCTCGGCGCTTACTTTGCCTCGCGTGGCGTGCGTTTGAACGTGATGATCGAGTACGGCGTAGTCGGCGGTCGTTGCGGGTGCCGCAGCGAACAGGAAGTGCTCGACCTGGCCAAGGCTATCGCCGCGCAACCGGCGCTGGCCCTGACCGGAATCGAAGGCTATGAAGGCGTGATCCACGGCGATCATGCGGTGAGCGGCATCCGCGCGTTCGCCGGGTCTTTGGTGCGCCTGGCCGTGCAGTTGCAAGACAGCGGCGCGTTCGCGATCCCCAAGCCGATCATCACGGCCTCGGGATCGGCCTGGTATGACCTGATTGCTGAAGAGTTTGAAGCGCAAAATGCCGCCGGTCGTTTCCTCAGTGTGCTGCGTCCCGGCAGCTATGTGGCGCACGACCATGGCATCTACAAGGAAGCGCAGTGCTGCGTGCTCGACCGCCGCAGCGACTTGCACGAAGGTTTGCGTCCGGCGCTGGAAGTCTGGGCGCACGTGCAGTCGATGCCTGAGCCTGGCTTTGCGGTGATCGCCCTGGGTAAACGCGACGTGGCCTACGACGCCGGTCTTCCGGTGCCGCTGCTGCGTTACAAGGCGGGCGTGGTGCCGGCCAAGGGCGACGACGTGAGCGCCTGCAAGGTGACGGCGGTAATGGATCAGCATGCGTTCATGACCGTGGCGCCGGGGGTCGAGTTGCGCGTGGGTGACATCATTTCGTTCGGCACGTCGCACCCGTGCCTGACGTTCGACAAGTGGCGCACGGGGTGTCTGGTGGATGAGCAGTTGAACGTCATCGAAACCATGGAAACCTGTTTCTAA
- a CDS encoding sugar kinase, with protein MNTINTLGPHTPRIALIGECMIELQHRADGSLQQSFGGDTLNTAVYLSRELGVAGTVDYVTALGDDSFSDAMCQSWAEENIGLSMVQRLPGRLPGLYCIQTDAAGERRFLYWRNEAAVRDCFNTPAAAPILAALPDYDVLYFSGITLAVLGVQGREKLLETLIEARQRDARIVFDNNYRPRLWASVEEARAAYRSVLPYVDLALLTVDDEQALFHFSDCEAVFAAYEQIGTPEVVLKRGAEACLIRCDGESFEVPAQKVERVVDTTAAGDSFSAAYIASRLKGGSPVEAAEAGHRLASRVIQVSGALIPK; from the coding sequence ATGAACACCATCAACACCCTGGGCCCCCACACCCCGCGCATCGCCCTGATCGGCGAGTGCATGATCGAGCTGCAACACCGCGCCGACGGCAGCCTGCAACAGAGTTTCGGCGGCGACACCTTGAACACCGCGGTCTACCTGTCCCGGGAACTCGGCGTCGCCGGCACGGTTGATTACGTCACCGCCCTGGGCGACGACAGTTTCAGCGATGCCATGTGCCAGAGCTGGGCCGAGGAAAACATCGGCTTAAGCATGGTTCAGCGTTTGCCCGGCCGTTTGCCAGGCCTGTATTGCATCCAGACCGACGCCGCCGGCGAACGTCGCTTCCTTTATTGGCGCAACGAAGCGGCAGTCCGCGATTGCTTCAACACCCCGGCTGCTGCGCCGATCCTGGCGGCGTTGCCGGATTACGACGTGTTGTATTTCAGCGGCATCACCCTGGCGGTGCTCGGCGTGCAAGGGCGGGAAAAACTGCTGGAAACCCTGATCGAAGCCCGACAGCGCGATGCGCGGATCGTCTTCGACAACAACTATCGGCCACGGCTGTGGGCTTCTGTGGAAGAGGCACGGGCCGCTTATCGCAGCGTGCTGCCTTACGTCGATCTGGCGCTGCTGACCGTTGATGACGAACAGGCTCTCTTTCATTTCTCGGATTGTGAGGCAGTGTTTGCCGCTTACGAACAGATCGGTACGCCTGAAGTGGTGCTCAAGCGTGGCGCCGAGGCGTGTTTGATCCGTTGTGACGGCGAGTCGTTTGAGGTGCCAGCGCAGAAGGTTGAAAGAGTGGTGGACACCACGGCGGCCGGGGATTCGTTCAGCGCTGCATACATAGCCAGTCGGCTGAAGGGCGGCAGCCCGGTTGAAGCGGCGGAGGCGGGGCATCGCTTGGCGAGTCGGGTGATTCAGGTGTCTGGGGCGTTGATTCCCAAGTAA